The DNA segment TTATAGATAAATGTAGTTTTATTACAAGCTTTTTTATTAAAAAAGCGTAAAAAAGCCACTTTACGTTATTTTATTACAGAATTTAACTTTCATCCCCCTCAATTTGATTCACTGAGTAAGTTCATAAACGGCAATAGCAGAGATTGAGCTAAAGAATCCAACGACTTTGACCAGTATGAAAACGATTGTGGAAACTTTGCCTGACAAGAGCGCAACAAAGCCGTTGCAAACGACTCTGCGGTGCACAAAGACTATGCTAGACTGTCTGCATTTTCAGCCACACCCGCACCAGCGCCCTATCTATTTTACTAGAATAGGGTGATTTTATTAGAACAGGGGATTTTTAAGTGACCACTCTAAACCAATTACAACCACAAGCACTTTGGCAATGGTTCGAGCAGATCTGTGCTATTCCACACCAATCTAAACATGAGCAGGCATTGAGTGCTTATATTCAAACGTGGGCTAAAGACAAGCAGCTGAGCGTCGTCGAAGATAAAGTTGGCAACCTGATCATCAAGAAACCAGCTACCGCAGGCATGGAAAACCGTAAGACCGTCGTCCTGCAAGCTCATATCGACATGGTGCCACAAAAGAACGCAGACAAAGTACATGACTTTGAAAAAGATCCAATCGAAGCCTATGTTGATGGCGACTGGGTTAAAGCCAAAGGCACCACTTTAGGTGCAGACAACGGCATTGGTATGGCGTCTGCATTGGCTATTTTAGGTGCCGACAACATAGCTCATGGCCCGCTTGAGGTTTTACTGACTATTGATGAAGAAGCTGGTATGACAGGTGCGTTTGCTCTAGAAGCTGGCATGTTAGATGCTGACATTCTGATCAACACAGACTCTGAGCAAGAAGGTGAGATCTATATGGGCTGCGCTGGCGGCGTAGACGCACAGTTAACAGTGCCTATAGTTTGGCAGTCCCCCGAGCCGACTAATACCAGTTATAAACTGTCATTATCAGGCCTAAAGGGTGGCCACTCTGGGGTTAACATCCATTTAGGTCGTGGTAATGCTAACAAGCTTTTAGCGCGGTTCCTATTTGATCACGGTGATGAACTGGCTATTGAGTTAACTCAATTTACTGGCGGTTCACTACGCAATGCGATCCCACGCGAAGCAGACGTTAGCTTTATGTTACCTCCTGAAAATCAATCTTTACTGCAAGAACGTATTTCAGAGTTTCAAGCCTTAGTACGTCAAGAGTTAGCCATTGCCGATCCTGGTACGATTCTAACGTTAGAAGAGATCCCGGCAGAAAAGCAGGTCATGAGTGAAGAGTCACAGCAGATCTTAATTGATGTGCTTAATGCTTGTCCTAACGGCGTCATTCGCATGAGTGATGAAGTAGAGGGCGTTACAGAGACATCACTTAACGTTGGCGTAATCGAGACCAGTGATAACAGCGTGCAAATTATTTGCTTAATTCGCTCTCTAATTGATTCTGGCCGCGAAGAGATTGAAGGCGTATTGAGCTCTCTT comes from the Shewanella halifaxensis HAW-EB4 genome and includes:
- a CDS encoding aminoacyl-histidine dipeptidase, whose protein sequence is MTTLNQLQPQALWQWFEQICAIPHQSKHEQALSAYIQTWAKDKQLSVVEDKVGNLIIKKPATAGMENRKTVVLQAHIDMVPQKNADKVHDFEKDPIEAYVDGDWVKAKGTTLGADNGIGMASALAILGADNIAHGPLEVLLTIDEEAGMTGAFALEAGMLDADILINTDSEQEGEIYMGCAGGVDAQLTVPIVWQSPEPTNTSYKLSLSGLKGGHSGVNIHLGRGNANKLLARFLFDHGDELAIELTQFTGGSLRNAIPREADVSFMLPPENQSLLQERISEFQALVRQELAIADPGTILTLEEIPAEKQVMSEESQQILIDVLNACPNGVIRMSDEVEGVTETSLNVGVIETSDNSVQIICLIRSLIDSGREEIEGVLSSLANLAGANVEFSGAYPGWKPDNSSPVMASVRETYKAIYNKEPTIMVIHAGLECGLFKKPYPEMDMVSIGPTIRYPHSPDEKVNITTVGQYWDLLLAVLERTPVKG